A window of Marinobacter salarius contains these coding sequences:
- a CDS encoding methyltransferase family protein yields MFVDLRGKLNMTETIGHSGAWGIAAIMIVLISWVMYRWLAPRTWREWGSAGVVQAFIIALYAEMYGFPLTVYLLVRFFDLDGSDLSANLWSSLLGVGEVGMLISMLLGYTLAVTGIGIFLQGWRELHRAHQQGRLATDGLYGLVRHPQYTGLFLILFGEGIVHWPTLFSVSLFPIIVLAYSLLARHEERQVIERFGEEYRTYQQEVPRFVPRMGRLAKLVGKSRSGLG; encoded by the coding sequence TTGTTCGTTGACTTACGAGGAAAACTTAACATGACAGAAACTATTGGTCATTCGGGAGCCTGGGGTATAGCGGCGATCATGATCGTGCTGATCTCCTGGGTCATGTATCGTTGGCTCGCTCCCAGAACATGGCGGGAGTGGGGCAGTGCCGGGGTGGTGCAGGCGTTTATAATCGCATTGTATGCGGAGATGTACGGCTTCCCTCTCACTGTCTATTTGCTCGTGCGGTTCTTTGATCTGGACGGTAGCGACCTCAGCGCGAATCTCTGGTCCTCGCTGCTTGGTGTCGGCGAGGTGGGCATGCTTATCTCAATGTTGCTTGGTTATACTCTGGCTGTGACTGGCATCGGTATTTTTCTGCAGGGATGGCGCGAACTTCATCGTGCACACCAACAAGGGCGTCTTGCAACGGATGGGCTCTACGGTTTGGTGAGGCACCCGCAGTATACGGGCCTTTTTCTCATCCTGTTCGGGGAGGGGATTGTGCACTGGCCGACGCTGTTCTCCGTTAGTCTGTTCCCCATCATTGTCCTTGCCTACAGCTTGCTCGCACGGCATGAAGAGCGACAGGTCATTGAGCGGTTCGGTGAGGAGTACCGGACCTATCAGCAGGAAGTGCCAAGGTTTGTTCCACGAATGGGCCGGCTTGCAAAACTCGTTGGCAAGTCCCGCTCGGGGTTGGGTTGA
- a CDS encoding efflux RND transporter periplasmic adaptor subunit: MRISLMAMVIAVAFGLGWLASLQIMPMSESAGSGNPAGESADEKPLYWVAPMDANYRRDKPGKSPMGMDLVPVYEESSSGRDDGGVQINPAVRNNLGVKTRAVSRGAVSVPVRTVGYVTDNEDQLIQVHSRIAGWVEVLHVRSEGEIVDRGEPLYEIYSPELVNAQQEFLMSERLGRGSEATATGGKLRALGMTDRQIANLKKTGKIRERITVFAPGSGYVAALPVRAGMYVRPDTEIMAIGSRDSVWVIAEFFERQAGLVEAGQAVEFTTPSMPDTNWNGDIDYVYPELDPKMRTLRARVRVPNPDGRLRPGMFVNLTMDAPIGEDLLTIPRPALIRRSDSQHVLLAEDDGYFRPVPVKTGREAGDRVVIHEGLKEGQQVVVSAQFLIDSETSLEAAMLRLEPEEQNSAGMAGADSSAPELFEAAGRITELDAESSSVTLDHGPVPGLGWPAMTMTFGIAESVDLVELAPGETVNFGFRETPDGYLVERIEPAQDAQ, translated from the coding sequence ATGCGCATTTCCCTGATGGCGATGGTGATCGCTGTCGCTTTTGGTCTGGGCTGGCTGGCCAGCCTGCAAATCATGCCGATGTCAGAATCCGCCGGTTCTGGTAATCCTGCCGGTGAATCGGCGGATGAAAAGCCCTTGTACTGGGTTGCTCCCATGGATGCCAACTACCGCCGTGACAAGCCTGGCAAGTCCCCCATGGGAATGGACCTGGTGCCGGTGTACGAAGAAAGCAGTAGCGGCCGGGACGACGGCGGGGTTCAGATCAATCCTGCAGTCAGAAACAATCTGGGGGTTAAAACCCGGGCAGTTTCCCGTGGGGCAGTGTCTGTTCCGGTCCGAACCGTGGGTTATGTCACTGACAATGAAGATCAACTGATTCAGGTGCACAGCCGCATTGCCGGATGGGTCGAGGTGTTGCATGTTCGGTCAGAAGGAGAAATCGTTGACCGTGGTGAACCACTGTATGAGATCTATTCACCGGAGTTGGTGAATGCCCAGCAGGAGTTTCTGATGTCCGAGCGCCTTGGGCGGGGCTCAGAGGCAACAGCGACCGGCGGAAAGCTGCGCGCGCTGGGCATGACGGATAGACAGATTGCCAACCTGAAAAAAACAGGAAAAATCCGAGAACGCATCACCGTATTTGCCCCTGGCTCCGGCTATGTGGCCGCATTGCCTGTTCGTGCCGGCATGTACGTGCGCCCGGATACTGAAATCATGGCCATTGGCAGTCGCGATTCGGTGTGGGTGATCGCCGAGTTTTTTGAACGTCAGGCCGGGCTGGTTGAAGCGGGTCAGGCCGTTGAATTCACCACGCCGTCCATGCCGGATACAAACTGGAATGGTGACATTGACTACGTTTACCCGGAACTGGATCCCAAAATGCGGACTCTTCGGGCCCGGGTACGCGTTCCGAACCCGGATGGCCGGTTGCGCCCCGGAATGTTCGTCAATCTCACCATGGATGCCCCCATCGGTGAGGACCTGCTCACTATCCCGCGCCCGGCGCTGATCCGGCGAAGCGACAGCCAGCATGTGCTGCTGGCTGAGGATGACGGCTATTTTCGTCCGGTGCCCGTCAAGACGGGCCGGGAAGCCGGCGACAGGGTGGTCATTCACGAAGGTCTGAAAGAAGGGCAGCAGGTGGTGGTGTCCGCCCAGTTCCTGATTGATTCAGAAACCAGCCTCGAGGCCGCCATGCTGCGCCTGGAGCCCGAGGAGCAGAACAGCGCCGGCATGGCCGGTGCAGACAGCTCTGCGCCCGAACTGTTTGAAGCCGCTGGCCGGATTACGGAGCTTGATGCTGAGAGTTCTTCAGTCACGCTCGACCATGGCCCGGTACCCGGTCTTGGCTGGCCGGCCATGACCATGACCTTTGGTATTGCCGAATCCGTCGATCTGGTGGAACTGGCCCCGGGTGAGACCGTCAATTTCGGGTTCCGGGAGACGCCGGACGGCTATCTTGTTGAACGTATTGAGCCCGCGCAAGACGCGCAGTAA
- a CDS encoding class I SAM-dependent methyltransferase — protein sequence MTTAFTEVSRDYDDLWLLTRDYRGWMLKKLLNHLNMQADSRFADLGGGTGIFTHLLSQAVPLESEAICVDPSGAMLLNAEQYSGIQTRCASAEAFIDSGVQLDRVLIKESIHHIRNRERFWKKMRSCLRPDGRVLVVTRPSLPEFPLFSRAMTAFSESQPELDILLGEIAASGLGAVTSREEYRVEIPKDRWYAMLRARFMSNLAGFTSDEIEKGILEIDDQLDGDQIRFIDHLLFVLVERESDMPSGQAKASPAAK from the coding sequence ATGACGACGGCTTTTACCGAAGTCTCCCGGGACTATGATGATCTGTGGCTTTTGACCAGGGATTACCGGGGCTGGATGCTGAAAAAGCTTCTTAATCATTTAAATATGCAGGCTGACAGCCGGTTTGCAGACCTTGGTGGTGGGACCGGTATCTTCACACATCTGCTCAGCCAGGCTGTGCCGCTGGAATCTGAAGCGATATGCGTGGACCCCTCAGGCGCCATGCTCCTGAATGCTGAACAATACAGCGGCATCCAGACCCGTTGTGCATCCGCTGAAGCGTTCATTGACAGCGGGGTGCAACTGGACCGGGTGCTGATCAAGGAGTCCATTCATCACATCCGCAATCGTGAGAGATTCTGGAAAAAAATGCGCTCATGTTTGCGACCGGATGGTCGTGTTCTGGTGGTCACCCGGCCCAGTTTGCCCGAGTTTCCCCTTTTCAGCCGGGCGATGACTGCCTTTTCAGAGAGTCAACCGGAGCTTGACATTCTTCTCGGTGAAATCGCCGCCTCCGGCCTTGGTGCGGTGACAAGCAGGGAAGAGTACCGCGTCGAAATCCCGAAGGATCGCTGGTATGCGATGCTGCGGGCGCGTTTTATGTCAAATCTGGCAGGTTTTACTTCTGATGAAATTGAGAAAGGTATTCTGGAAATCGATGATCAGCTGGACGGGGATCAGATTCGATTTATTGATCATCTGTTGTTTGTGCTCGTCGAGCGCGAGTCAGACATGCCCAGTGGACAGGCGAAGGCTTCTCCAGCGGCGAAATGA
- a CDS encoding peroxiredoxin, whose protein sequence is MTLQLGETAPDFTVASTEGNIQFHEWLGDDWAVLFSHPADYTPVCTTELGAFAKRKDEFASRGVKLIGVSVDPLDSHNDWAKDIEKTQGTGLNFPLLADKDQVVADLYGMIHPKADPKVTVRTVFIIDSAKKIRLMLTYPPSTGRNLDEILRVIDSLQLTDNHKVATPVDWKNGEDVIIVPSLSNEEAKERFPDGWDEQTPYLRVTRQPGRK, encoded by the coding sequence ATGACATTGCAACTTGGAGAAACCGCTCCCGATTTCACCGTCGCATCCACCGAGGGAAACATTCAGTTTCATGAGTGGCTGGGAGACGACTGGGCCGTGCTGTTTTCACACCCCGCCGACTACACCCCCGTCTGTACCACAGAGCTCGGTGCCTTCGCGAAGCGTAAGGACGAGTTCGCCAGTCGCGGTGTGAAGCTGATCGGGGTCTCCGTCGACCCGCTCGACTCCCATAACGACTGGGCGAAGGATATCGAGAAAACCCAGGGCACGGGGCTCAATTTTCCCCTGCTGGCAGACAAGGATCAGGTGGTTGCCGACCTGTACGGAATGATCCATCCAAAAGCCGACCCCAAGGTGACTGTTCGAACGGTATTCATTATCGATTCCGCGAAGAAAATCCGTCTGATGCTGACGTATCCCCCCAGCACCGGGCGCAATCTGGACGAGATCCTGCGCGTCATTGATTCGCTCCAGCTGACCGACAACCACAAAGTGGCCACGCCGGTGGACTGGAAGAATGGCGAGGATGTGATCATCGTTCCGTCGCTCTCCAACGAAGAGGCCAAAGAGCGTTTCCCCGACGGATGGGATGAGCAGACACCGTATCTGCGCGTTACCCGCCAACCTGGTCGGAAGTAA
- a CDS encoding cation transporter, which translates to MSKSCEDACGCDATPAEGNTGSEASEASGNWISVYTVPKMDCPSEERMIRLALNGFEDIRGLSFDLSDRRLKVVHDGEAEPITAKLATLGLGASLQETAAADPESIKAVGDTAISAEQESGTLRWLLGINAVLFVVEMTAGLIAHSTGLIAESLDNFADAAVYGLALYAVGHSVKMQVRAAHLAGVLQLILAVGVLAEVVRRFVFGSEPESLVMMGIAFIALIANTTCLLLISKHREGGAHMKASWIFSANDVVINLGVITAGALVAWTGSNYPDLIIGSIAGIIVLNGARRILALKG; encoded by the coding sequence ATGAGTAAATCCTGTGAAGACGCCTGTGGCTGCGACGCAACACCCGCCGAGGGTAATACCGGGTCGGAGGCCTCTGAAGCGTCCGGCAACTGGATCAGTGTGTATACCGTACCGAAGATGGATTGTCCTTCGGAGGAACGGATGATTCGACTGGCCCTGAACGGTTTTGAAGACATTCGCGGGCTGTCCTTCGACCTGTCTGATCGGCGGTTGAAGGTTGTGCACGATGGCGAGGCTGAGCCTATCACCGCGAAGCTGGCGACCCTCGGGCTGGGCGCTTCGCTTCAGGAAACGGCCGCTGCCGACCCTGAGTCAATCAAGGCGGTCGGGGATACGGCTATCTCTGCCGAGCAGGAGTCCGGCACCCTGCGTTGGTTGCTCGGTATCAATGCTGTCCTGTTTGTGGTGGAAATGACGGCCGGCCTGATCGCGCACTCCACCGGTTTGATTGCAGAATCCCTGGACAATTTCGCCGACGCGGCCGTGTACGGGCTCGCCCTGTATGCGGTTGGGCACAGCGTAAAAATGCAGGTGCGTGCTGCGCATCTCGCGGGCGTACTCCAACTGATACTGGCTGTGGGCGTACTTGCAGAGGTGGTGAGGCGCTTTGTCTTCGGCAGTGAGCCGGAGTCGCTGGTAATGATGGGGATTGCGTTCATCGCATTGATCGCTAACACCACGTGTCTGCTGCTGATATCCAAACATCGGGAGGGCGGTGCCCACATGAAGGCGAGCTGGATTTTCTCAGCCAACGATGTGGTCATCAATCTGGGGGTCATTACCGCTGGCGCCCTGGTGGCATGGACTGGCTCCAATTACCCGGACCTGATCATCGGCAGCATTGCGGGGATTATCGTACTCAACGGGGCCAGGCGCATCCTTGCGCTTAAGGGTTAA
- a CDS encoding DsbE family thiol:disulfide interchange protein, giving the protein MRRLLLMLPFVVFLGLAFFLYRGLSLDPSARESALIGQAFPAFTLPTLEDPDTEVDESLLRGQMSLVNVWASWCPTCKEEMPQLLALSERGIQMVGINYKDTRDLGRQFLEEFGKPFEVNIFDPAGDLGFELGVYGVPETFLVDANGIVRYKHVGYITPAQVDEVMAEVEKWR; this is encoded by the coding sequence ATGCGCCGCCTGTTGCTGATGCTTCCTTTTGTGGTGTTCCTTGGCCTGGCCTTCTTTTTGTACCGGGGGCTTTCGCTGGACCCCAGTGCTCGCGAGTCGGCCCTGATAGGCCAGGCGTTTCCCGCGTTCACGCTTCCGACGCTAGAGGACCCTGACACCGAGGTGGATGAATCCCTGCTTCGCGGGCAGATGTCTCTGGTCAATGTCTGGGCGTCCTGGTGCCCGACCTGCAAGGAGGAAATGCCCCAGCTACTGGCGCTCTCCGAACGCGGCATTCAGATGGTGGGCATCAACTACAAAGACACACGTGACCTGGGGCGACAGTTTCTTGAAGAGTTTGGAAAACCTTTCGAGGTCAACATCTTTGATCCTGCCGGTGACCTGGGTTTCGAGCTCGGCGTGTATGGCGTGCCCGAAACCTTCCTGGTCGACGCAAACGGTATCGTTCGATACAAGCACGTCGGGTACATAACGCCAGCTCAGGTGGATGAAGTCATGGCGGAGGTAGAGAAATGGCGCTAA
- the lgt gene encoding prolipoprotein diacylglyceryl transferase, producing MLQYPQIDPVAIALGPLKIHWYGLMYLVGFLAAWWLGRRRAHRLGLNADAVETLIFYCAMGVILGGRVGYALFYGFDKLADNPLWLLKVWEGGMSFHGGLTGVLIAALVFARKQNLRFFQLTDFIAPLVPIGLGAGRLGNFINHELPGRVSDVPWAMVFPNMGSAPRHPSSLYEFALEGVVLFVVLWWFSRNPRRMGATSGLFLLLYGIFRFAVEFVRLPDPQLGFIALGWVTMGQLLTLPMILGGLALIAWSRRQPINKTEAATAR from the coding sequence ATGCTCCAGTATCCTCAAATAGACCCGGTAGCCATTGCACTGGGCCCACTAAAAATTCATTGGTACGGCCTGATGTACCTTGTCGGTTTTCTTGCGGCCTGGTGGCTGGGGCGTCGTCGGGCTCATCGGCTGGGGTTGAATGCAGACGCTGTTGAAACATTGATTTTCTACTGCGCGATGGGCGTCATTCTCGGTGGCCGCGTCGGTTATGCGCTCTTCTACGGTTTTGACAAGCTGGCAGACAACCCGCTCTGGCTGCTCAAGGTCTGGGAAGGGGGCATGAGTTTTCACGGCGGCTTGACTGGCGTCCTGATTGCAGCTCTGGTGTTTGCTCGAAAGCAGAACCTGCGATTTTTCCAACTCACGGACTTTATAGCGCCATTGGTACCAATTGGCCTGGGGGCAGGGCGCCTTGGCAATTTTATCAATCACGAGCTCCCGGGGCGGGTCAGTGATGTTCCCTGGGCCATGGTGTTCCCGAATATGGGGTCGGCGCCACGTCACCCGTCGTCACTGTATGAGTTTGCCCTGGAAGGTGTTGTGCTGTTTGTGGTGCTGTGGTGGTTCTCACGCAACCCACGTCGGATGGGCGCAACGTCCGGCCTGTTCCTGTTGCTCTACGGAATTTTCCGTTTTGCGGTCGAGTTTGTTCGCCTCCCCGACCCGCAACTGGGGTTCATCGCCCTCGGCTGGGTGACCATGGGGCAACTGCTGACCCTGCCGATGATCCTTGGCGGCCTTGCATTAATTGCCTGGTCAAGACGTCAACCGATCAATAAAACGGAGGCGGCGACAGCCAGATAA
- a CDS encoding heme lyase CcmF/NrfE family subunit, with translation MLTLTVPEVGLFALLIALCLSLLQATVPLLGAATRRPLWMAFAEPMAWGQFAFLLVSYASLTASFLLDDFSVDYVARNSNSMLPWYYKFTAVWGSHEGSVLLWSLILSGWGFAVSLFSRQLPQDMLARVLGVLGVVSAGFLLFIVVTSSPFDRLLPGMPADGADLNPLLQDVGLIIHPPMLYMGYVGFSVVFAFAIAALIEGRLDAAWTRWVRPWTNIAWAFLTLGIALGSWWAYYELGWGGWWFWDPVENASLLPWLSGTALIHSLAVTEKRGTFKSWTALLAIFTFSLSLLGTFLVRSGVLTSVHAFANDPSRGLFILALLGITVGVSLLIFALRAPRMSANAGFSWLSRDALLLINNILLVIMTITVLMGTLYPLILDALGLGKISIGAPYFNSLFVPLTVMLCAFMGLGPVARWKQMPGRELFRRLLGAGLAALAIAVSIPFLYNGQWNVAVALGMVAALWVVLALVRDLFDKVRNASSALAGLRKLTPSYWGMVVGHVGLAVTIVGVVMVSNYAMERNVRLDIGEQVDLGGYDFTLTELGERRGPNFLADTATIEVAREGRIVTTLYPEKRLYIARGQPMTDVALDPGLLRDLYVAMGEELDDGSWAMRLQVKPFVRWLWLGALLMASGGVLAVADRRYRRRRAAAADRESMRPAREVRA, from the coding sequence ATGCTTACGCTGACAGTTCCCGAAGTTGGTCTCTTCGCGTTATTGATTGCACTTTGCCTGTCGCTGCTTCAGGCGACCGTGCCCTTGCTGGGAGCCGCCACCCGGCGCCCGTTGTGGATGGCATTTGCTGAGCCCATGGCATGGGGGCAATTTGCCTTTCTACTGGTTTCTTATGCCAGCCTGACCGCCAGTTTTCTTCTGGATGATTTCAGCGTGGACTATGTGGCCCGTAATTCGAACTCGATGCTGCCCTGGTACTACAAGTTCACCGCCGTCTGGGGCTCTCATGAAGGCTCGGTGCTGTTATGGAGTCTGATTCTCAGTGGCTGGGGCTTTGCCGTCAGTCTGTTTTCCCGCCAGTTGCCACAGGATATGCTGGCACGGGTTCTGGGAGTTCTGGGTGTCGTCAGCGCAGGGTTCCTGCTTTTCATCGTCGTTACGTCCAGTCCCTTTGATCGCCTGTTGCCGGGCATGCCAGCCGACGGTGCCGATCTGAATCCGTTGTTGCAGGATGTTGGCCTGATCATCCATCCGCCGATGCTTTACATGGGCTATGTGGGTTTTTCAGTGGTCTTTGCTTTTGCCATCGCTGCGCTGATCGAAGGGCGTCTGGATGCGGCCTGGACGCGCTGGGTTCGGCCGTGGACCAACATTGCCTGGGCCTTTCTGACCCTCGGCATCGCTCTGGGTAGCTGGTGGGCCTACTATGAGCTGGGCTGGGGAGGCTGGTGGTTCTGGGATCCGGTGGAAAATGCATCGCTCCTGCCCTGGCTGAGCGGGACAGCGCTGATACATTCACTGGCGGTCACGGAAAAGCGTGGCACGTTCAAGAGTTGGACGGCGCTGCTGGCGATTTTCACGTTCTCACTCTCGTTGCTGGGCACCTTCCTGGTGCGCTCAGGGGTACTGACCTCGGTTCATGCCTTTGCCAATGATCCGTCACGGGGGCTCTTCATTCTGGCGTTGCTGGGAATAACGGTCGGCGTCTCGCTGTTGATCTTTGCGCTACGGGCGCCGCGAATGAGCGCCAATGCGGGCTTTAGCTGGCTTTCCAGGGATGCACTGTTACTGATCAACAATATTTTGCTGGTCATCATGACGATCACGGTCCTGATGGGCACCCTGTACCCCTTGATCCTGGATGCACTCGGGCTGGGCAAAATCAGTATCGGCGCGCCTTACTTTAATAGCCTGTTCGTGCCACTGACCGTCATGCTTTGTGCCTTTATGGGGCTGGGGCCGGTCGCACGCTGGAAGCAGATGCCCGGTCGCGAGCTGTTCCGGCGACTACTGGGGGCGGGTCTGGCCGCACTGGCGATTGCGGTATCGATACCGTTTCTTTACAACGGCCAGTGGAATGTCGCCGTGGCGCTGGGGATGGTGGCGGCCCTGTGGGTAGTACTGGCGTTGGTGCGCGACCTGTTTGATAAAGTCCGCAATGCGTCCTCTGCGCTGGCCGGATTGCGTAAGTTGACCCCTTCATACTGGGGCATGGTGGTCGGCCACGTGGGCCTGGCCGTCACCATCGTGGGCGTGGTGATGGTGTCGAACTACGCCATGGAGCGTAATGTGCGGCTTGATATCGGTGAGCAGGTGGATCTGGGCGGGTACGATTTTACGCTGACCGAACTGGGCGAGCGTCGGGGGCCCAACTTCCTCGCCGATACGGCGACCATCGAGGTTGCCCGTGAAGGCCGGATTGTCACCACCCTGTACCCGGAGAAGCGCCTGTACATTGCCCGTGGGCAGCCGATGACCGATGTCGCACTCGACCCCGGCCTGTTGCGGGACCTTTACGTGGCCATGGGGGAGGAACTGGACGACGGCAGCTGGGCAATGCGCCTACAGGTCAAGCCATTTGTACGCTGGCTTTGGCTGGGTGCGCTGCTGATGGCCTCCGGGGGCGTGCTGGCTGTGGCGGATCGTCGCTATCGTCGCCGCCGTGCCGCTGCAGCTGACCGGGAATCGATGAGGCCGGCGCGCGAGGTTCGCGCATGA
- the lspA gene encoding signal peptidase II translates to MSIVAKKHLPYGLLAISGLIAASDQVVKWSVQQSMAYGESIPVTPFFNWVHVWNTGAAFSLFADGGGWQRYFLITVAVVVSIVLIGLILQCRRRGEAIAYSLILGGAVGNLIDRIFRGYVVDSFDVYWQSWHWPAFNLADIAIVLGTVLFLYVSFIPEKSGTNVELDGSG, encoded by the coding sequence ATGTCCATCGTTGCCAAAAAACACTTGCCGTATGGCCTGCTGGCGATTTCGGGCCTGATTGCGGCGTCTGATCAGGTTGTAAAATGGTCGGTCCAGCAGTCAATGGCGTATGGCGAGTCGATTCCGGTGACCCCGTTCTTTAACTGGGTGCATGTCTGGAACACCGGCGCCGCATTCAGCCTGTTTGCCGATGGCGGAGGTTGGCAGCGATACTTTCTTATCACAGTCGCGGTAGTTGTCTCGATTGTACTGATCGGGCTGATTCTTCAGTGCCGCCGCAGGGGAGAAGCCATCGCGTACAGCCTTATTCTTGGCGGTGCCGTGGGCAACCTGATTGACCGGATATTTCGTGGCTATGTTGTGGATTCCTTTGATGTCTATTGGCAATCCTGGCACTGGCCGGCCTTTAACCTTGCCGATATCGCCATTGTGCTGGGCACTGTGCTTTTCCTCTATGTCAGTTTCATACCCGAAAAATCGGGCACGAACGTCGAGCTCGATGGATCAGGCTAA
- the ccmI gene encoding c-type cytochrome biogenesis protein CcmI, whose amino-acid sequence MTMLWLSIGTLLLIALWFLSLPLRRARAIHDWQQRFEADDHAEAQNLAVYERRLSALERARDRGEIDVARFEESRHELDRNLLEDTEARRRTPLRRPLSGRLMIPLVITAVMAASMIGYRWLGADGDLALYAAQQDALNTPGASMKTLVGRLEEEAGTQPDNPKVWSLLFPLYQKIGQPGQAIGALERLIELEGRRVDLLAQLAQIKFFVTGRSLTTEVQALIDEILDKDPREPTVLGILGVEAFDDGRYEQAINYWRRALAGFGDNESAQAMRNGIAVARQRLEETANGAERVTD is encoded by the coding sequence ATGACTATGCTCTGGTTAAGTATCGGCACACTGTTGCTTATAGCGCTGTGGTTCCTGAGTCTACCGTTGCGGAGAGCAAGGGCGATCCATGACTGGCAGCAGCGGTTTGAGGCCGATGATCATGCAGAGGCGCAAAACCTGGCCGTCTATGAGCGCCGGCTTTCAGCACTGGAAAGAGCCCGCGATCGCGGCGAGATTGACGTCGCCCGTTTTGAAGAAAGCCGTCACGAGCTGGACCGCAATCTGCTGGAGGACACCGAGGCCCGCCGCCGAACGCCTCTCAGGCGCCCCCTGTCAGGACGTTTGATGATTCCGTTGGTGATAACGGCAGTCATGGCTGCCAGCATGATCGGCTATCGATGGCTGGGTGCCGATGGCGATCTGGCGCTGTATGCCGCCCAACAGGACGCGCTCAACACACCCGGTGCCTCAATGAAAACCCTGGTTGGCCGGCTCGAAGAGGAGGCCGGGACTCAGCCGGATAATCCCAAGGTCTGGTCGTTGCTGTTTCCGCTTTACCAGAAGATCGGTCAACCGGGGCAGGCGATTGGCGCCCTGGAACGACTGATCGAACTGGAAGGCCGCAGAGTTGACCTACTGGCCCAACTGGCCCAGATCAAATTCTTTGTGACCGGGCGCAGCTTGACCACTGAAGTGCAGGCGCTGATCGACGAAATACTCGACAAGGATCCACGTGAGCCAACGGTGCTGGGCATACTGGGGGTCGAGGCCTTTGACGACGGCCGCTATGAACAGGCGATCAATTACTGGCGTCGGGCATTGGCTGGCTTCGGCGACAACGAGTCCGCACAGGCCATGCGCAACGGTATTGCTGTTGCCAGGCAACGATTGGAGGAGACAGCCAATGGAGCGGAACGTGTTACTGATTAA
- a CDS encoding cytochrome c-type biogenesis protein, protein MALNRKSRCCVVIVFLLASFQSVADTAIDARHFEDPVMAERYRDLTASLRCPKCDAQAIDSSDSPVAADMRERVAMMLRDGRADKEILDFMANRFGEFVLYNPRLDGRTWLLWALPAALVAGGALVVIAFVRARRHRRVRPLSEEERTRLSSLIHRHRERSE, encoded by the coding sequence ATGGCGCTAAACCGAAAGAGCCGTTGCTGTGTGGTCATCGTGTTTTTGCTGGCTTCGTTCCAGTCGGTGGCGGACACGGCAATCGATGCGCGTCATTTCGAGGATCCGGTGATGGCGGAGCGTTATCGCGACCTTACGGCGTCGTTGCGGTGCCCTAAATGTGATGCTCAAGCCATCGACAGTTCCGATTCGCCGGTGGCGGCGGACATGCGGGAGCGGGTAGCAATGATGCTTCGTGATGGGCGTGCGGATAAGGAAATTCTTGATTTCATGGCTAATCGTTTTGGCGAGTTCGTTCTTTACAACCCGCGCCTTGACGGGCGCACGTGGCTGCTTTGGGCATTGCCGGCAGCGCTGGTAGCAGGGGGCGCCCTGGTTGTGATTGCCTTTGTCCGGGCACGCAGGCACCGGCGAGTGCGGCCGCTCTCCGAGGAGGAGCGTACCCGCCTGTCCTCTTTGATTCATCGTCATCGTGAGAGGTCGGAATGA
- the cadR gene encoding Cd(II)/Pb(II)-responsive transcriptional regulator, protein MRIGQLARSVGVDTQTVRFYEREGLLPPPDRQDNGYRVYTERHVERLAFIRRCRILELSLAEIHELQRYQTAPHQPCRAINILLDDHIAHVRSQITDLQVLEKQLVSLRASCNDDREIEACGVLEGLSEGSIQ, encoded by the coding sequence ATGCGCATTGGTCAGTTGGCACGGTCCGTAGGAGTCGATACTCAAACTGTCCGCTTCTATGAACGGGAGGGCTTGTTACCACCGCCGGATCGGCAGGACAACGGTTACCGTGTTTACACCGAACGGCATGTTGAGCGGCTGGCCTTTATCAGGCGCTGCAGAATACTCGAGCTGTCACTCGCTGAAATCCACGAGTTACAGAGGTATCAGACCGCCCCCCATCAGCCTTGCAGGGCCATCAACATCTTGCTTGATGATCACATCGCTCATGTACGGTCTCAGATAACCGATCTGCAGGTACTGGAGAAACAACTTGTGTCGCTGCGAGCAAGTTGTAACGATGATCGGGAAATTGAGGCCTGCGGGGTTCTCGAAGGGCTCAGCGAAGGAAGCATCCAGTAG